The following coding sequences are from one Streptomyces sp. NBC_01232 window:
- a CDS encoding AMP-binding protein, protein MTAPRTPRTAAAQEQTPDTVELGLLGGFLTQVRDRPHATALLFNGQETTYRELYDLAGRERDRLALLDLAPAEPVGVLADKSPATVALVLACLLARRPLLLPSPALADTLLADLFAQAGCARVLAPGGESARVAPNPEVTARPLPADEAAEVALMLTTSGSTSLPKIVPLGLDAIDRFTRWAGHTFGIGPGRTVLNYAPLNFDLCLLDVWTTLARGGRVVLVDPALAAHGRHLRDLVLTHGVDIVQAVPMAFGLLQDAAAKTGDTFPGVEHVMFTGDAIPDRTLAALPQLFPHARIHNIYGCTETNDSFIHELGPAPTAAAPAAPVPIGRPLPGVRALIIDPDTHTPVEGPGSGELFVSTPFQTRGYLDRTRHTDKFTGHPLGLDDRRWFRTGDLVRRDAAGTLHLTGRTDFQVKVRGVAVNTAEIERVLQEHPAVLEAGVAALPDPIAGKRLVAAVRRAPGSTLTGLQLRTHCARHLPRAAVPHQLTVTEAPLPKTATGKVDRKALDRLEQPSPTTAPVATPLAEGIPS, encoded by the coding sequence ATGACCGCACCCCGTACCCCGCGCACCGCCGCAGCACAGGAACAGACCCCGGACACCGTCGAACTCGGCCTCCTCGGAGGGTTCCTGACCCAGGTCCGCGACCGCCCCCACGCCACCGCGCTCCTCTTCAACGGGCAGGAGACCACCTACCGCGAGCTGTACGACCTCGCCGGCCGCGAACGCGACCGCCTCGCCCTCCTGGACCTCGCCCCCGCGGAACCGGTCGGCGTCCTCGCCGACAAGTCACCCGCCACGGTGGCCCTCGTCCTCGCCTGCCTCCTGGCCCGCCGGCCGCTGCTCCTGCCGTCCCCGGCCCTCGCCGACACCCTCCTGGCCGACCTCTTCGCCCAGGCCGGCTGCGCCCGGGTCCTGGCCCCCGGCGGCGAGAGCGCCCGCGTCGCACCCAACCCCGAGGTCACCGCCCGGCCGCTGCCCGCCGACGAGGCCGCCGAGGTGGCCCTCATGCTCACCACCTCCGGCTCCACCAGCCTCCCCAAGATCGTCCCGCTCGGCCTGGACGCCATCGACCGGTTCACCCGCTGGGCCGGCCACACCTTCGGCATCGGACCCGGCCGCACCGTCCTCAACTACGCCCCCCTCAACTTCGACCTCTGCCTCCTCGACGTATGGACCACCCTCGCCCGCGGCGGACGCGTCGTCCTCGTCGACCCGGCCCTGGCCGCCCACGGACGCCACCTGCGCGACCTGGTCCTCACCCACGGCGTCGACATCGTCCAGGCCGTCCCGATGGCCTTCGGCCTCCTCCAGGACGCGGCCGCCAAGACCGGCGACACCTTCCCCGGCGTCGAGCACGTCATGTTCACCGGCGACGCCATCCCCGACCGCACCCTCGCCGCCCTGCCCCAGCTCTTCCCCCACGCCCGCATCCACAACATCTACGGCTGCACCGAGACCAACGACAGCTTCATCCACGAACTCGGACCCGCCCCGACCGCCGCCGCACCCGCCGCGCCCGTCCCCATCGGCCGCCCACTGCCCGGCGTACGCGCCCTGATCATCGACCCCGACACCCACACCCCCGTCGAAGGCCCCGGCAGCGGAGAACTCTTCGTCTCCACGCCCTTCCAGACCCGCGGCTACCTCGACCGCACCCGCCACACCGACAAGTTCACCGGCCACCCCCTCGGCCTCGACGACCGCCGCTGGTTCCGCACCGGCGACCTCGTACGCCGCGACGCCGCCGGCACCCTGCACCTGACCGGACGCACCGACTTCCAGGTCAAGGTCCGCGGCGTCGCCGTCAACACCGCCGAGATCGAACGGGTCCTGCAGGAACACCCCGCAGTCCTGGAAGCCGGCGTCGCAGCCCTGCCCGACCCGATCGCCGGCAAAAGACTCGTCGCCGCCGTCCGCCGCGCCCCCGGCTCCACCCTGACCGGCCTGCAACTGCGCACCCACTGCGCCCGGCACCTGCCCAGAGCCGCCGTACCCCACCAACTCACCGTCACCGAGGCCCCGTTGCCCAAGACGGCCACCGGCAAGGTCGACCGCAAGGCACTCGACCGCCTCGAACAGCCCAGCCCCACCACCGCACCCGTAGCCACACCTCTCGCCGAAGGAATCCCGTCATGA
- a CDS encoding MaoC/PaaZ C-terminal domain-containing protein, which yields MTTLSLPSPVRTLTVTEPEITDYRGAARRGLPTARPGQASPVHTFVLAHTVAEQTVAALTAAEPGPVAVVHLGQDIRTLRPVRPGEQVTVALDVLGIRKEPRGARIALRVRLTGEDGPEPFAELVISALLVGASTLEPFGDITAGAPAPAPLGAGEPHSAVHHLTTDWITTYAHASGDLNPIHLDEDAARSAGFDTVIAHGMSVVALAVEEATDRFAAGDSARVRGLGCRFSAPVPPGIPLEITLQPDADARVVRFTCKTPGGAAVKSGWIEFAAPQEGGPR from the coding sequence ATGACGACCCTCTCGCTCCCCTCCCCGGTCCGCACGCTCACCGTCACCGAACCCGAGATCACCGACTACCGCGGCGCCGCCCGCCGGGGCCTGCCCACCGCCCGCCCCGGCCAGGCCTCGCCCGTCCACACCTTCGTCCTCGCCCACACCGTCGCCGAACAGACCGTCGCCGCACTGACCGCGGCCGAACCCGGCCCCGTCGCCGTGGTCCACCTCGGCCAGGACATCCGCACCCTGCGCCCGGTCCGCCCCGGCGAGCAGGTCACCGTCGCCCTGGACGTGCTCGGCATCCGCAAGGAACCGCGCGGCGCCCGCATCGCCCTGCGCGTCCGGCTGACCGGCGAGGACGGACCGGAGCCCTTCGCCGAACTGGTCATCTCCGCCCTCCTGGTCGGCGCGAGCACACTGGAGCCCTTCGGCGACATCACCGCGGGCGCCCCCGCCCCCGCCCCGCTGGGAGCCGGCGAACCCCACAGCGCCGTCCACCACCTGACCACCGACTGGATCACCACCTACGCCCACGCCTCCGGCGACCTCAACCCCATCCACCTCGACGAGGACGCCGCCCGCTCGGCCGGCTTCGACACCGTCATCGCCCACGGCATGAGCGTCGTCGCCCTCGCCGTGGAGGAGGCCACCGACCGCTTCGCCGCCGGCGACTCCGCCCGCGTCCGCGGCCTGGGCTGCCGCTTCTCCGCCCCCGTACCCCCCGGAATCCCGCTGGAGATCACCCTCCAGCCCGACGCCGACGCCCGCGTCGTCCGCTTCACCTGCAAGACCCCGGGGGGCGCCGCCGTGAAGTCCGGCTGGATCGAGTTCGCCGCCCCCCAGGAAGGAGGCCCACGATGA
- a CDS encoding beta-ketoacyl-[acyl-carrier-protein] synthase family protein — protein MPSPSRGSTAQPPVAITGMGVVTPGGCTPDELWHTLRAGRSTAAALTHIDLSRHRVRIGCRVRGLDSLAGLVPAKDARRMDPFAHYGTAAALAAHRDAGSPAAEAGRTAIVVGNAVGGRATSDLESAHFTEGGPARVNPLMPLMTMPNAAAAQIAIRLGWTGPALTVANTCASGADAIGHALMLLQTGRADLVIAGGTEHTLTPVTLAGFGNLSAVSFRNDDPEHASRPFDKDRDGFVMGEGAGFVVLERLEDAQARGAKTYGLVAGYAATADAHHLAMPLPDGAGAAAAMAGAIADAGLEPADIVHVNAHGTSTPYNDRSEAAALTKVFGTAQPPVTAPKSVIGHLIGAAGAVELIATVQAMRHCEVPPTANHEQQEPGMDIDVVHGAPRTVRPGPAITNSFGFGGHNSSVVVTPV, from the coding sequence ATGCCTTCACCGTCCAGGGGCAGTACCGCGCAGCCGCCCGTAGCCATCACCGGCATGGGCGTGGTCACCCCCGGCGGGTGCACCCCGGACGAGCTGTGGCACACACTGCGCGCCGGCCGCTCCACCGCCGCCGCCCTCACCCACATCGACCTCAGCCGCCACCGGGTACGCATCGGCTGCCGGGTCCGCGGCCTCGACTCCCTCGCCGGGCTCGTCCCGGCCAAGGACGCCCGCCGCATGGACCCCTTCGCCCACTACGGCACCGCCGCCGCCCTCGCCGCCCACCGCGACGCCGGATCACCCGCCGCCGAAGCCGGCCGCACCGCCATCGTCGTCGGCAACGCCGTCGGCGGACGCGCCACCAGCGACCTGGAATCCGCCCACTTCACCGAAGGCGGACCGGCCCGCGTCAACCCGCTCATGCCGCTCATGACGATGCCCAACGCGGCCGCCGCCCAGATAGCCATCCGCCTCGGCTGGACCGGCCCCGCCCTGACCGTCGCCAACACCTGCGCCAGCGGCGCCGACGCCATCGGCCACGCCCTGATGCTGCTCCAGACCGGCCGCGCCGACCTGGTCATCGCCGGCGGCACCGAACACACCCTCACCCCCGTCACCCTCGCCGGCTTCGGCAACCTCAGCGCCGTCTCCTTCCGCAACGACGACCCCGAACACGCCTCCCGGCCCTTCGACAAGGACCGCGACGGCTTCGTCATGGGGGAGGGAGCAGGCTTCGTCGTCCTGGAACGCCTCGAGGACGCGCAAGCACGCGGCGCGAAGACCTACGGCCTCGTCGCCGGGTACGCCGCCACCGCCGACGCCCACCACCTCGCGATGCCCCTGCCCGACGGCGCGGGCGCCGCGGCCGCCATGGCCGGCGCCATCGCCGACGCCGGCCTCGAACCCGCCGACATCGTGCACGTCAACGCGCACGGCACCTCCACCCCCTACAACGACCGGTCCGAGGCCGCCGCCCTCACCAAGGTGTTCGGCACCGCCCAGCCGCCCGTCACCGCACCCAAGTCGGTCATCGGCCACCTCATCGGCGCCGCCGGCGCCGTCGAGCTCATCGCCACCGTGCAGGCCATGCGCCACTGCGAGGTGCCGCCCACCGCCAACCACGAACAGCAGGAGCCAGGAATGGACATCGACGTCGTGCACGGCGCACCCCGCACCGTGCGCCCCGGACCCGCGATCACGAACTCCTTCGGATTCGGCGGCCACAACTCCTCCGTGGTGGTGACGCCGGTATGA
- a CDS encoding aminotransferase class I/II-fold pyridoxal phosphate-dependent enzyme, translating to MNASAAWDRLEPKLAYFRDRVRSLEYEPNRKNSFVAYTAERDSAYADQDGRRLLMMSGYSYLGLAGDERVVSAAKAAVDRYGTGNHGVRALAGTTPLHEELEAEVAKVAGRERALVFGSGYAANVGTVGAIVGPGDTVFIDKYDHASIVDGCKLSGATVTRFRHNDVTHLERRLAAAPDTGVRLVIVDSVYSMDGDIAPLVDLRKVCDAHNALLMVDEAHALGVIGATGKGIEEHFNYEAKVDIKLGTLSKAIPSMGGWVAGSAELVHHLRYAARPFLFSAALGGAQTGAALESLRIMQREPQRVQFIQRESARFRGILNQAGISTVDSETAVVPVIAGSDEAAYDLATACRKNGVIGLPVVTPAVPNDLARLRIAITAAHTTSDIDFAAEALITSARECRII from the coding sequence GTGAACGCATCCGCTGCCTGGGACCGCCTCGAGCCGAAGCTGGCCTACTTCCGCGACCGCGTCCGGTCCCTGGAGTACGAGCCCAACCGCAAGAACAGCTTCGTGGCCTACACGGCCGAGCGGGACTCCGCGTACGCGGACCAGGACGGCCGCCGCCTGCTGATGATGTCCGGCTACTCCTACCTCGGACTTGCCGGCGACGAGCGGGTCGTCTCCGCCGCCAAGGCCGCCGTCGACCGCTACGGCACCGGCAACCACGGCGTGCGCGCCCTGGCCGGAACCACCCCGCTGCACGAGGAACTGGAGGCCGAGGTCGCCAAGGTCGCCGGCCGCGAGCGGGCCCTGGTCTTCGGCTCCGGCTACGCCGCCAACGTCGGCACCGTCGGCGCCATCGTCGGACCCGGCGACACCGTCTTCATCGACAAGTACGACCACGCCAGCATCGTCGACGGCTGCAAGCTCTCCGGCGCCACCGTCACCCGCTTCCGCCACAACGACGTCACCCACCTCGAACGCCGCCTCGCCGCCGCCCCCGACACCGGCGTCCGCCTCGTCATCGTCGACAGCGTCTATTCCATGGACGGCGACATCGCCCCCCTGGTCGACCTGCGCAAGGTCTGCGACGCCCACAACGCACTCCTGATGGTCGACGAGGCCCACGCCCTCGGCGTCATCGGCGCCACCGGCAAAGGCATCGAGGAGCACTTCAACTACGAGGCCAAGGTCGACATCAAGCTCGGCACCCTCTCCAAGGCCATCCCCTCCATGGGCGGATGGGTCGCCGGCTCCGCCGAACTCGTCCACCACCTGCGCTACGCCGCCCGCCCCTTCCTCTTCTCCGCCGCCCTCGGCGGAGCACAGACCGGCGCCGCCCTGGAATCCCTGCGCATCATGCAGCGCGAGCCCCAGCGCGTGCAGTTCATCCAGCGCGAATCCGCACGCTTCCGCGGCATCCTCAACCAGGCCGGCATCAGCACCGTCGACAGCGAGACCGCCGTCGTCCCGGTCATCGCCGGCTCCGACGAGGCCGCCTACGACCTCGCCACCGCCTGCCGCAAGAACGGCGTGATCGGACTCCCCGTCGTCACCCCGGCCGTCCCCAACGACCTGGCCCGGCTGCGCATCGCCATCACCGCCGCCCACACCACCTCCGACATCGACTTCGCCGCCGAGGCCCTCATCACCTCCGCCCGCGAGTGCCGCATCATCTGA
- a CDS encoding AfsR/SARP family transcriptional regulator — translation MLIRLIGLVTIEPDGAPPQHLSSAQAQVAFARLLLERAGGTDRDQLAETIWPEGLPDTWASALRSLVSRVRTFVTTPQDGPGATPLVSQGGRYLLRVPRDAVVDVEVAETALAEAAEAYAEGAYAVAAQLAAGAVSNLRGSFLPSHEGEWVNAMREQLEELRLKALETASLSSSALGDEHHALRYAEEAVRRAPFRESAYRCRMAAHTRAGNRAEALRSYQQLREVLAEELGIDPAPETEAAYLELLRTPEPRPAVRSLTCLDPVLMGVFEVDHRMPVPRPCSLAEHGCVTHRMSSSPAA, via the coding sequence GTGCTGATCAGACTCATAGGTCTTGTCACGATCGAGCCGGACGGAGCACCGCCTCAACACCTCTCGAGCGCGCAGGCGCAGGTCGCGTTCGCCCGGCTGCTCCTGGAGCGGGCCGGCGGCACGGACCGTGACCAGCTGGCCGAGACGATATGGCCCGAGGGCCTGCCGGACACCTGGGCCTCGGCCCTGCGCAGCCTGGTGAGCCGGGTGCGTACGTTCGTCACGACGCCGCAGGACGGGCCGGGGGCCACTCCCCTGGTCTCGCAGGGCGGCCGCTACCTTCTGCGGGTGCCGCGGGACGCGGTCGTGGACGTGGAGGTCGCGGAGACCGCGCTGGCCGAGGCCGCCGAGGCGTACGCCGAGGGGGCCTACGCGGTGGCGGCGCAGCTCGCGGCGGGCGCGGTGTCGAACCTGCGCGGCTCGTTCCTGCCCTCGCACGAGGGCGAGTGGGTCAACGCGATGCGCGAGCAGCTGGAGGAGCTGCGGCTGAAGGCGCTGGAGACGGCGAGCCTGTCCTCCTCGGCGCTGGGCGACGAGCATCATGCGCTGCGGTATGCGGAGGAGGCCGTGCGGCGTGCCCCGTTCCGGGAGAGCGCCTACCGGTGCCGGATGGCGGCCCATACCCGGGCGGGCAACCGGGCGGAGGCGCTGCGCAGTTACCAGCAGTTGCGGGAGGTGCTGGCGGAGGAGCTGGGCATCGATCCGGCGCCGGAGACGGAGGCCGCGTACCTGGAGCTGCTGCGCACGCCCGAACCGCGGCCGGCCGTGCGTTCGCTGACCTGCCTGGACCCGGTGCTGATGGGGGTGTTCGAGGTGGATCACCGCATGCCGGTGCCCCGGCCGTGCTCGCTGGCCGAGCACGGGTGCGTCACGCACCGCATGTCGTCCTCCCCCGCCGCCTGA
- a CDS encoding SDR family NAD(P)-dependent oxidoreductase — translation MSKNGAGVRPESPVALVTGASGGLGQALALELDALGCRVAVHYNSSRQGAEAVREKLTNPSVLVTGDVGSWEATQALYERISAELGPVDVLVNNGAIRKDSLMAMQNPADWAQVIQTNLIGSFHTARVSVPYMLRKRWGRVINIVSPSGIIATAGQTAYSASKAGLIGFTRTLAAECGRRGVTVNALSPGFMITGMTNTLPDRVIEGMEDKAPIPRFVTVEEVARSAGLFLDQDCMTGQVISIDSGVSIT, via the coding sequence ATGAGCAAGAACGGTGCGGGCGTCAGGCCCGAGTCCCCGGTCGCGCTCGTGACCGGCGCCTCGGGCGGCCTCGGCCAGGCCCTGGCGCTGGAACTGGACGCGCTGGGCTGCCGGGTCGCGGTCCACTACAACAGCTCCCGCCAGGGCGCGGAGGCCGTCCGGGAGAAACTGACCAACCCCTCGGTCCTGGTCACCGGCGACGTCGGTTCGTGGGAGGCCACCCAGGCCCTCTACGAGCGGATATCGGCCGAACTCGGCCCGGTGGACGTACTCGTCAACAACGGGGCCATCCGCAAGGACAGCCTGATGGCGATGCAGAACCCGGCCGACTGGGCCCAGGTCATCCAGACCAACCTGATCGGCTCCTTCCACACCGCCCGCGTCTCGGTCCCGTACATGCTGCGCAAGCGGTGGGGCCGGGTCATCAACATCGTGTCCCCGTCAGGCATCATCGCCACGGCCGGCCAGACCGCCTACTCGGCCTCCAAGGCGGGACTGATCGGCTTCACCCGCACCCTCGCCGCCGAATGCGGCCGGCGCGGGGTGACGGTGAACGCACTGTCCCCCGGCTTCATGATCACCGGCATGACCAACACCCTGCCGGACCGGGTCATCGAAGGCATGGAGGACAAGGCCCCGATCCCGCGGTTCGTCACGGTCGAAGAAGTCGCCCGCAGCGCCGGCCTCTTCCTCGACCAGGACTGCATGACGGGCCAGGTCATCAGCATCGACAGCGGCGTCTCCATCACCTGA
- a CDS encoding 3-oxoacyl-ACP synthase III family protein produces the protein MTGFDITGWGMSVPERIVTSAELATRFGVDEHWVVSRCGIRERRAVDPGQTTASLAVEAGRRALEKAGLTGADIAHLIVATATPEQPSPATSAFVHHELGIAGSAHDVNSECAGFVYGLVSAMALIAIDPRPILLIGSDTHTLTANPADRDLSILVGDGAGAVVLQPGPENRVKAWNLGADGACTGSLKVLAGGSRMPTTQETLDAGLHYAQINGNEIYLNAVRYTVRTVRETLESAKVDAADIDHVVPHQANIRIINSILSHTGLRQEALITNLQKYGNTASASIPIALTEALEEGRIKSGDKVLLAGFGAGMTWGSILMEWGGVAA, from the coding sequence GTGACCGGCTTCGACATCACCGGGTGGGGCATGTCCGTACCCGAACGCATCGTCACCAGCGCCGAACTCGCGACACGCTTCGGCGTCGACGAGCACTGGGTCGTCAGCCGCTGCGGCATCCGCGAGCGGCGGGCGGTCGACCCGGGGCAGACCACCGCCTCCCTGGCCGTCGAGGCCGGCCGGCGCGCGCTCGAGAAGGCGGGCCTGACCGGCGCGGACATCGCCCACCTCATCGTCGCGACGGCCACGCCCGAGCAGCCGTCCCCGGCGACCTCCGCGTTCGTCCACCACGAACTGGGGATCGCGGGCAGCGCGCACGACGTCAACTCCGAGTGCGCGGGCTTCGTCTACGGGCTCGTGTCCGCCATGGCGCTGATCGCCATCGACCCCCGGCCGATCCTGCTGATCGGCTCCGACACCCACACCCTGACGGCCAACCCGGCCGACCGGGACCTGTCCATCCTCGTCGGCGACGGCGCGGGCGCCGTCGTCCTCCAGCCGGGCCCCGAGAACCGGGTCAAGGCCTGGAACCTGGGCGCCGACGGGGCCTGCACCGGCTCCCTCAAGGTCCTCGCCGGCGGCAGCCGGATGCCCACCACCCAGGAGACCCTGGACGCGGGCCTGCACTACGCGCAGATCAACGGCAACGAGATCTACCTCAACGCCGTCCGCTACACCGTCCGCACGGTCCGCGAGACGCTGGAGAGCGCCAAGGTGGACGCCGCGGACATCGACCACGTCGTACCGCACCAGGCCAACATCCGGATCATCAACTCGATCCTGTCCCACACCGGCCTGCGGCAGGAGGCTTTGATCACCAACCTCCAGAAGTACGGGAACACCGCCTCGGCGTCGATCCCGATCGCACTGACCGAGGCCCTCGAGGAGGGCCGGATCAAATCCGGTGACAAGGTCCTGCTGGCCGGCTTCGGAGCAGGCATGACCTGGGGTTCGATCCTGATGGAGTGGGGCGGTGTCGCGGCATGA
- a CDS encoding class I SAM-dependent methyltransferase encodes MTTVAPKSVDPEVDAIRHHYEVSNDFYRLLLGPTMMYSGGYWEDGEDLVATLDEAQERKLDKFAELANVSAGRTGRVLDIGCGWGTMLNRLTTVHGAEQAVGLTLSRTQEAFIAGLDNPRITTLVQSWADYKVADDSEKYDAAFCINALEHFVSSNLPPKERTKRYRYFFQQVANALNPGAKFVLHTMTAEALPMNRALLDDLKFLQRSEFEGCHIPHLSELSAAAEGLFEIDEIVNERESFAMACRAWLVLLAERRDEAVAMEGEEVVSRFERYLDIFAYTLEDKFFNNFRVTITRR; translated from the coding sequence ATGACAACGGTCGCCCCCAAGTCGGTGGACCCCGAGGTCGATGCGATCAGGCACCACTACGAGGTCAGCAACGATTTCTACCGGCTGCTGCTGGGCCCCACGATGATGTACTCCGGCGGCTACTGGGAAGACGGCGAGGACCTGGTCGCCACCCTCGACGAGGCGCAGGAGCGCAAGCTCGACAAGTTCGCCGAGCTCGCCAATGTCTCCGCCGGCCGTACCGGGCGCGTCCTGGACATCGGCTGCGGCTGGGGCACCATGCTCAACCGCCTCACCACCGTGCACGGTGCGGAGCAGGCGGTCGGCCTGACCCTGTCGCGCACGCAGGAGGCGTTCATCGCCGGCCTGGACAACCCGCGGATCACCACGCTGGTCCAGAGCTGGGCCGACTACAAGGTCGCGGACGACAGCGAGAAGTACGACGCGGCGTTCTGCATCAACGCGCTGGAGCACTTCGTCTCCTCCAACCTGCCGCCGAAGGAGCGCACGAAGCGCTACCGGTACTTCTTCCAGCAGGTCGCGAACGCCCTGAACCCGGGTGCGAAGTTCGTGCTGCACACCATGACCGCCGAGGCGCTGCCGATGAACCGGGCGCTCCTGGACGACCTGAAGTTCCTGCAGCGCTCGGAGTTCGAGGGCTGCCACATCCCGCACCTGAGCGAGCTGAGCGCCGCGGCGGAGGGTCTCTTCGAGATCGACGAGATCGTCAACGAGCGCGAGTCGTTCGCGATGGCCTGCCGTGCCTGGCTGGTCCTGCTGGCCGAGCGCCGGGACGAGGCCGTGGCCATGGAGGGCGAGGAGGTCGTCTCGCGGTTCGAGCGCTACCTCGACATCTTCGCGTACACCCTCGAGGACAAGTTCTTCAACAACTTCCGCGTCACCATCACGCGCCGTTAA
- a CDS encoding flavin-containing monooxygenase translates to MTSILEPAKDGGARTGTEKRPGGHGPTRHLRVAVIGTGFSGLGTAVRLLQSGIDDFLVFERADEVGGTWRDNSYPGCACDVMSHLYSFSFARNPNWKSTFASRDELFAYLRDTADRFGVRPHIRFGHELQAARWDEGERHWRIETSQGQYTAQFLVTGTGYLSEAAVPDIKGLAEFEGKVFHSSNWDHDHELAGRRVAVIGTGASAIQFVPKIQPEVGQLDLYQRTPAWIGPKPDKANSPLHTAMLRSLPGYQQFRRGFNMWGREILAFFWKRPKLAEKVQKMASDHLEKSVADEALRKRLTPDYLVACKRLLFSNTWYPAIQQPNVEVVTDGIAEVRAKSIVGTDGVEREVDTIILGTGFQATDRPVARRIWGRDGVQLREAWKDGMAAHRGTTIAGFPNLFMLLGPNTALGHSSQTVMIEAQVQYVVDSLRQAAERGLSSIEVRREAQDAYNRKLDKHLEGTVWMSGGCKSWYLDSAGRNTSIFPTYTWRFRRGTKRLDLSEYQLASQVRSTKPVPHQ, encoded by the coding sequence GTGACGAGCATTCTCGAACCGGCCAAGGACGGCGGGGCACGTACGGGCACCGAGAAGCGTCCCGGCGGCCACGGCCCGACCCGGCACCTGCGGGTCGCGGTCATCGGCACCGGGTTCTCGGGTCTGGGCACCGCCGTCCGGCTGCTGCAGTCGGGCATCGACGACTTCCTGGTGTTCGAGCGGGCCGACGAGGTCGGCGGCACCTGGCGCGACAACAGCTATCCGGGGTGTGCGTGCGACGTCATGTCCCACCTCTACTCGTTCTCCTTCGCCCGGAACCCGAACTGGAAGTCGACGTTCGCCTCGCGGGACGAGCTGTTCGCGTATCTGCGCGATACGGCCGACCGTTTCGGCGTGCGCCCGCACATCCGGTTCGGGCACGAGCTTCAGGCCGCCCGCTGGGACGAGGGCGAGCGGCACTGGAGGATCGAGACCTCGCAGGGCCAGTACACCGCGCAGTTCCTGGTGACCGGCACGGGCTACCTCAGTGAGGCGGCCGTGCCGGACATCAAGGGCCTTGCCGAGTTCGAGGGCAAGGTCTTCCACTCCTCGAACTGGGACCACGACCACGAGCTGGCGGGCCGGCGCGTCGCCGTCATCGGCACGGGCGCCTCGGCGATCCAGTTCGTCCCGAAGATCCAGCCCGAGGTCGGGCAGCTGGACCTGTACCAGCGCACCCCGGCGTGGATCGGCCCCAAGCCCGACAAGGCCAACAGCCCGCTGCACACCGCGATGCTGCGTTCGCTGCCCGGCTACCAGCAGTTCCGGCGGGGCTTCAACATGTGGGGCCGGGAGATCCTCGCGTTCTTCTGGAAGCGCCCCAAGCTCGCCGAGAAGGTCCAGAAGATGGCGAGTGACCACCTGGAGAAGTCGGTGGCGGACGAGGCGCTGCGCAAGCGGCTGACCCCCGACTATCTGGTGGCCTGCAAGCGGCTGCTGTTCTCCAACACGTGGTACCCGGCGATCCAGCAGCCGAACGTGGAGGTCGTCACCGACGGCATCGCCGAGGTCCGTGCGAAGTCGATCGTGGGCACGGACGGCGTCGAGCGCGAGGTCGACACCATCATCCTGGGCACCGGTTTCCAGGCCACCGACCGGCCGGTCGCGCGCCGGATCTGGGGCCGGGACGGTGTGCAGCTGCGTGAGGCGTGGAAGGACGGGATGGCCGCGCACCGCGGTACCACCATCGCGGGCTTCCCGAACCTGTTCATGCTGCTGGGCCCGAACACGGCCCTGGGCCACTCCTCGCAGACCGTGATGATCGAGGCGCAGGTCCAGTACGTCGTGGACTCCCTGCGGCAGGCTGCCGAGCGCGGTCTGTCGAGCATCGAGGTCCGCCGGGAGGCGCAGGACGCCTACAACCGGAAGCTCGACAAGCACCTGGAGGGCACGGTCTGGATGTCGGGCGGCTGCAAGAGCTGGTACCTCGACTCCGCCGGCCGCAACACCTCGATCTTCCCGACGTACACCTGGCGCTTCCGCCGGGGCACCAAGCGCCTCGACCTGAGCGAGTACCAGCTCGCTTCCCAGGTACGCAGCACCAAGCCGGTACCTCACCAGTAG